One window of Henckelia pumila isolate YLH828 unplaced genomic scaffold, ASM3356847v2 CTG_525:::fragment_3, whole genome shotgun sequence genomic DNA carries:
- the LOC140873357 gene encoding adenylate kinase 5, chloroplastic isoform X1 gives MLSPSPTSAAHCCLVPLTPKLRTFAKSPHSRSFSCSLCIPSPLLTQQLSSYHIHGYSSIRSTTVRKKGLKTVSSKREPLKVMISGAPASGKGTQSDLIVQEFGLVYISTGDILRAEVAAGTEIGNQAKEYMNSGCLVPDEIVTAMVTTRLSLEDAKEKGWLLDGYPRTFAQAESLEKLNVRPDTCIVLDVPDEILIDRSVGRRLDPLTGKIYHMTNFPPESEEIKERLVTRPDDTEEKVKSRLQIYKQNAEAMFSTYSDILNKVDGNRPKEIIFKEIESVLSRLLDEKDKASKSGELARNDIQVNKATSEKKSWRGIPTRLNNIPHSREIREYFYEDVLQATQRAINDGKTRLKVEVSIPELNPEMDVYRIGTLLELVRVLALSFADDGKRIKVCVQGSMGEGALAGMPLQLAGSRKILEFMDWGDDDTMGNFINIGSIGAREVEEQDDMFILVAPQNAVGNCIIGDLRAMTDAAGPRPVILVNPRLGDIPSSSGVMQTMGRENRLEYAASFEICYHFRLLYYSGTQYPIMGALRMSYPYEYELYKRVDESSKKEKYTILETFAKRPSGDEINDVFEGKTRSQVSRATGIWGFLSGIL, from the exons ATGTTGAGCCCGTCCCCGACTTCTGCTGCTCACTGCTGCCTTGTCCCTTTAACACCAAAACTCCGCACATTCGCTAAATCCCCTCATTCGCGTTCTTTCTCTTGTTCCCTCTGCATCCCATCTCCTTTGCTCACTCAACAGCTCTCATCCTACCATATTCATGGATATTCCAGCATCAGAAGTACCACTGTGAGAAAAAAG GGGCTCAAAACTGTGAGCTCAAAACGTGAACCATTGAAAGTGATGATTTCTGGTGCTCCAGCATCTGGAAAAGGGACTCAGAGTGATCTAATTGTTCAGGAG TTTGGGTTGGTTTACATATCAACTGGAGATATTCTACGAGCTGAAGTAGCTGCAGGAACAGAAATCGGCAACCAGGCAAAGGAATACATGAATTCCGGTTGTCTGGTTCCAGATGAAATTGTGACAGCT ATGGTGACAACACGGTTATCTCTTGAAGATGCAAAGGAGAAAGGATGGCTCTTAGATGGATACCCACGAACTTTTGCCCAAGCAGAGAGTTTGGAAAAGCTGAATGTCAGACCAGATACATGCATTGTTCTTGAT GTTCCTGACGAGATACTAATAGACCGAAGTGTTGGTCGAAGGCTGGATCCTTTAACCGGAAAAATCTATCATATGACTAATTTTCCTCCAGAAAGTGAGGAAATAAAAGAAAGGCTTGTTACTCGTCCTGATGACACTGAAGAAAAG GTGAAATCACGTTTACAAATATACAAGCAAAACGCTGAGGCGATGTTTTCCACATACTCGGATATCTTGAACAAG GTGGATGGAAACCGTCCtaaagaaataatatttaaagAGATAGAGTCTGTGTTATCAAGATTACTGGATGAGAAAGATAAGGCATCAAAATCAG GTGAATTGGCAAGGAATGACATCCAAGTTAACAAGGCAACCTCAGAGAAG AAAAGCTGGAGGGGAATACCTACACGGTTGAATAATATTCCTCATTCTAGAGAAATCAGGGAATACTTCTATGAAGATGTGTTGCAAGCAACCCAAAGAGCAATAAATGATGGGAAAACTCGGTTAAAG GTGGAGGTCAGTATACCAGAGCTGAACCCTGAAATG GATGTGTATCGAATAGGTACCTTATTGGAACTTGTACGTGTTCTAGCTCTCTCCTTCGCTGATGATGGAAAGCGCATCAAG GTTTGTGTGCAAGGATCTATGGGAGAAGGGGCACTAGCGGGAATGCCACTGCAGCTTGCTGGAAGTAGGAAAATTTTGGAATTCATGGATTGGGGTGATGATGATACCATGGGTAACTTTATCAATATTGGTTCTATAG GTGCCAGAGAGGTTGAGGAGCAGGATGACATGTTTATCTTAGTAGCTCCACAAAATGCAGTAGGAAACTGTATAATTGGT GATTTAAGAGCAATGACTGATGCTGCTGGACCTCGTCCGGTCATTCTTGTCAATCCCAGACTCGGG GACATACCAAGTTCGAGTGGCGTCATGCAA ACGATGGGCCGCGAGAATAGATTGGAATATGCTGCTTCCTTTGAGATATGCTACCACTTTCGGCTCCTCTATTATTCAGGGACACAATATCCCATAATGGGTGCTCTCAG AATGTCTTATCCTTACGAGTACGAGTTGTACAAAAGGGTGGACGAATCATCCAAGAAGGAGAAATACACAATCTTGGAAACCTTTGCGAAAAGGCCAAGCGGCGATGAGATCAATGATGTGTTTGAGGGAAAAACAAG AAGCCAAGTCTCGAGAGCTACTGGAATATG GGGCT
- the LOC140873357 gene encoding adenylate kinase 5, chloroplastic isoform X2, producing the protein MCGEQGLKTVSSKREPLKVMISGAPASGKGTQSDLIVQEFGLVYISTGDILRAEVAAGTEIGNQAKEYMNSGCLVPDEIVTAMVTTRLSLEDAKEKGWLLDGYPRTFAQAESLEKLNVRPDTCIVLDVPDEILIDRSVGRRLDPLTGKIYHMTNFPPESEEIKERLVTRPDDTEEKVKSRLQIYKQNAEAMFSTYSDILNKVDGNRPKEIIFKEIESVLSRLLDEKDKASKSGELARNDIQVNKATSEKKSWRGIPTRLNNIPHSREIREYFYEDVLQATQRAINDGKTRLKVEVSIPELNPEMDVYRIGTLLELVRVLALSFADDGKRIKVCVQGSMGEGALAGMPLQLAGSRKILEFMDWGDDDTMGNFINIGSIGAREVEEQDDMFILVAPQNAVGNCIIGDLRAMTDAAGPRPVILVNPRLGDIPSSSGVMQTMGRENRLEYAASFEICYHFRLLYYSGTQYPIMGALRMSYPYEYELYKRVDESSKKEKYTILETFAKRPSGDEINDVFEGKTRSQVSRATGIWGFLSGIL; encoded by the exons ATGTGTGGGGAGCAGGGGCTCAAAACTGTGAGCTCAAAACGTGAACCATTGAAAGTGATGATTTCTGGTGCTCCAGCATCTGGAAAAGGGACTCAGAGTGATCTAATTGTTCAGGAG TTTGGGTTGGTTTACATATCAACTGGAGATATTCTACGAGCTGAAGTAGCTGCAGGAACAGAAATCGGCAACCAGGCAAAGGAATACATGAATTCCGGTTGTCTGGTTCCAGATGAAATTGTGACAGCT ATGGTGACAACACGGTTATCTCTTGAAGATGCAAAGGAGAAAGGATGGCTCTTAGATGGATACCCACGAACTTTTGCCCAAGCAGAGAGTTTGGAAAAGCTGAATGTCAGACCAGATACATGCATTGTTCTTGAT GTTCCTGACGAGATACTAATAGACCGAAGTGTTGGTCGAAGGCTGGATCCTTTAACCGGAAAAATCTATCATATGACTAATTTTCCTCCAGAAAGTGAGGAAATAAAAGAAAGGCTTGTTACTCGTCCTGATGACACTGAAGAAAAG GTGAAATCACGTTTACAAATATACAAGCAAAACGCTGAGGCGATGTTTTCCACATACTCGGATATCTTGAACAAG GTGGATGGAAACCGTCCtaaagaaataatatttaaagAGATAGAGTCTGTGTTATCAAGATTACTGGATGAGAAAGATAAGGCATCAAAATCAG GTGAATTGGCAAGGAATGACATCCAAGTTAACAAGGCAACCTCAGAGAAG AAAAGCTGGAGGGGAATACCTACACGGTTGAATAATATTCCTCATTCTAGAGAAATCAGGGAATACTTCTATGAAGATGTGTTGCAAGCAACCCAAAGAGCAATAAATGATGGGAAAACTCGGTTAAAG GTGGAGGTCAGTATACCAGAGCTGAACCCTGAAATG GATGTGTATCGAATAGGTACCTTATTGGAACTTGTACGTGTTCTAGCTCTCTCCTTCGCTGATGATGGAAAGCGCATCAAG GTTTGTGTGCAAGGATCTATGGGAGAAGGGGCACTAGCGGGAATGCCACTGCAGCTTGCTGGAAGTAGGAAAATTTTGGAATTCATGGATTGGGGTGATGATGATACCATGGGTAACTTTATCAATATTGGTTCTATAG GTGCCAGAGAGGTTGAGGAGCAGGATGACATGTTTATCTTAGTAGCTCCACAAAATGCAGTAGGAAACTGTATAATTGGT GATTTAAGAGCAATGACTGATGCTGCTGGACCTCGTCCGGTCATTCTTGTCAATCCCAGACTCGGG GACATACCAAGTTCGAGTGGCGTCATGCAA ACGATGGGCCGCGAGAATAGATTGGAATATGCTGCTTCCTTTGAGATATGCTACCACTTTCGGCTCCTCTATTATTCAGGGACACAATATCCCATAATGGGTGCTCTCAG AATGTCTTATCCTTACGAGTACGAGTTGTACAAAAGGGTGGACGAATCATCCAAGAAGGAGAAATACACAATCTTGGAAACCTTTGCGAAAAGGCCAAGCGGCGATGAGATCAATGATGTGTTTGAGGGAAAAACAAG AAGCCAAGTCTCGAGAGCTACTGGAATATG GGGCT
- the LOC140873122 gene encoding LOW QUALITY PROTEIN: uncharacterized protein (The sequence of the model RefSeq protein was modified relative to this genomic sequence to represent the inferred CDS: deleted 1 base in 1 codon) has protein sequence TRSTLQHLWFLINSEKTPIVDKGAIGESSSLEYIYDYTTSFTLDHSSHRGLGFCELAETTPSFGSSFKIEEKDGDSIVFSSCEADRLGGDTDLVNGTKAKIGEYSLEEIPSSEENPRYVLIGGTKIYTYDTEEEEEEEELTDVERSEEADCSTTSESDELSSVIDSDIDEEVAVDYFEGIGGTGDIVNVAQLMGQVSDVSDDDSDSKDSYDETLQKFGGIALMEGSRKYGQRKPGSGIKYLAEDKKPTPIKYAGSPTLDGLMLVKDPRTASGRKKPQDKISQSWPLESRKSKNFRTIPGEKKKHRKEMIAAKRRDRMINRGVDLQQINSKLHQMVLDGETIVSFQPMHSRDCSQVRRLASIYRLGSLCSGSGKKRFVTVTRTHHTCMPCSNDKVRLEKLIGADKDDADFAVIDTMTAQVHRQSAKKLVAFGDSTSNGPKSSRARSNKQARSNRMAGKEVGSYASQPVSFVPGGKMNSETVDTENISPETKDVSKSVEVGAFEMHTTGFGSKMLAKMGFVEGGGLGKDGQGLSHPIEVVQRPKSLGLGAEVPETSTNLMNIDAPPKPARSSAKSSYANDRLAKKDTQKLGSFEQHTKGFGSKMMAKMGFVKGMGLGKDSQGMVNPLVAHRRPKAQGLGATG, from the exons ACGAGGTCGACACTTCAGCACCTGTGGTTTTTGATCAATTCAGAGAAGACACCAATTGTTGACAAGGGGGCGATTGGGGAATCTTCTAGCTTGGAGTATATTTATGACTACACTACAAGCTTCACATTGGACCATAGCTCGCATAGAGGATTGGGGTTCTGTGAACTTGCAGAAACCACTCCAAGTTTCGGATCATCATTCAAAATTGAGGAGAAAGATGGTGATTCTATTGTCTTTTCTTCATGTGAGGCAGATCGTTTGGGTGGTGACACTGATCTGGTTAATGGCACAAAAGCTAAAATAGGTGAGTACTCACTAGAGGAGATTCCATCTTCTGAGGAAAATCCACGTTATGTGCTAATAGGAGGCACCAAAATATATACGTATGACacggaggaagaagaagaagaagaagaattgaCTGATGTTGAAAGATCAGAAGAAGCAGATTGCTCTACTACATCTGAGAGTGATGAATTGTCATCTGTTATTGACTCAGACATTGATGAAGAGGTTGCTGTGGATTACTTCGAGGGAATAGGTGGAACTGGAGACATCGTCAATGTTGCTCAACTGATGGGACAAGTCTCAGATGTGTCTGACGATGATAGTGATTCCAAAGATAGCTATGATGAAACTCTACAGAAATTTGGTGGGATTGCACTTATGGAAGGATCGAGGAAGTATGGTCAGAGGAAACCTGGATCAGGAATAAAGTATCTTGCTGAAGATAAAAAACCAACACCTATTAAATATGCTGGTTCTCCTACTCTTGATGGCCTAATGCTTGTTAAGGATCCAAGAACTGCATCTGGGAGAAAGAAACCCCAAGATAAAATATCACAGTCTTGGCCTTTGGAATCTCggaaaagcaaaaattttaggACAATACCAG GGGAGAAAAAGAAACATCGGAAAGAAATGATTGCAGCGAAGCGTCGAGATAGAATGATTAACCGCGGTGTAGATCTCCAGCAGATA AATTCA AAATTGCACCAAATGGTTCTTGATGGTGAAACTATCGTATCATTCCAGCCTATGCACTCACGTGATTGTTCACAG GTTCGAAGACTAGCATCAATATACCGATTGGGAAGTTTGTGTAGTGGATCTGGcaagaagag ATTTGTCACAGTGACGCGGACTCATCACACGTGTATGCCATGCTCTAATGATAAAGTTCGACTTGAGAAG CTGATAGGAGCTGACAAAGATGATGCTGATTTCGCTGTTATCGATACAATGACTGCTCAAGTTCATAGACAGTCTGCAAAGAAGCTCGTTGCATTTGGTGACTCAACTTCAAATGGCCCCAAATCTTCTCGGGCCAGATCAAATAAGCAAGCAAGAAGCAACAGAATGGCTGGAAAAGAAGTTGGCTCCTACGCTTCTCAGCCTGTATCCTTCGTCCCTGGTGGCAAGATGAATTCTGAAACGGTTGACACGGAAAACATATCCCCAGAGACGAAAGATGTATCTAAATCTGTGGAAGTTGGGGCATTTGAGATGCACACCACCGGTTTTGGCTCGAAAATGTTGGCTAAAATGGGATTTGTGGAAGGCGGGGGATTGGGAAAGGATGGCCAAGGTCTGTCGCATCCCATCGAAGTCGTTCAACGTCCTAAATCACTGGGATTGGGTGCTGAGGTTCCTGAAACAAGCACGAACTTAATGAACATCGATGCTCCTCCTAAGCCAGCAAGATCAAGTGCCAAGTCGTCTTATGCAAATGACAGATTAGCAAAGAAAGACACTCAAAAACTCGGTTCTTTTGAGCAGCACACGAAGGGGTTTGGATCAAAGATGATGGCGAAGATGGGTTTCGTGAAAGGCATGGGCTTGGGCAAGGATTCTCAAGGCATGGTGAACCCTTTAGTCGCTCACAGGCGGCCGAAGGCTCAGGGACTAGGAGCCACGGGTTGA